The sequence TCCTGCCACAAGTAAGTGACGCGCTTATTGTCAGCGCACACCTTGGGATTTGAAATTGTGCCCCCGGCGCGGTCGGTTATaggtgtgtgtgattttcagtaaatgtcataaactggGTGATAACAGGCCTCGTGGTTAATGTTCAGTCTGTCACAAATGATTACACCGCGCCCTCCGTAATGattaaacctgtgtgtgtgtgtatccaggTCCTGCGTTGCATCAAGGGATCCTTATTGTGGTTGGAAACCCCAGGGAGCCTGTGAGAGAATACAGCCTGGTGTTTTGTAAGTCGATGCCGCAATATGACGCGCAGATATTATTACAGATGAGAAAATTGAAGAAATGGTTTATATTAATCTCTGTTTTtgtatgtatctgtgttgtttttcctctgtctctctctctctgttgtttctCAGGACCGGATATGAGCAGGACACTGAATTTGGAAACACCGCCCACCTGGGAGACTGTCACGGTATGAATTCCATTTTCATCCCATACTGCCCATCCTCACAGACAtgatgtacaaacacacagatacagacacacgCGTACAACAAAACTGAACCTggttttcctcacacacaccatGAGCCTGTACACTCACACCAGTAACCACTCCAGTAACTTTGCCCCCTACATACTCTTAAGTCTTTATTTGcaatattaacacacacatctacatgCAGTACATGGCCACCTGTAACTAACGCTGCCTGCTATCGGCAGAAACATGGACATGTACAATCGAGGGTCATGCTCAGCTGGTGCGAATGATGAGAGATTTTTTCAGATGTGCCGTTGCTggtttttactttaaaacaaccacttctTTATTTGCACCAACTGAACATGATCCGGGCTGAACCTCAGTATTGATCAGAACCAGAGGGCTTCCAGAGAACCCAGTGTGGAAAAGGACACTGTGTCAGCACGTGCTCCACAGCACGACGTTACGGTTAAAACCACCAGTAAACTGCATTCGTAGTGTCTCTGAGATTTTGACGTTTGAATGCCCATATACTGATTTCTTGTCCTTTTAATTCCTTTAGCGTTTTTGGGCTCTACTTCAGCGCCAGATTACAAATCATTTGGCGACCCTACCTCTGGTTAGTTTGATCTTTTACTCAAATGGTTTCTTTCCTTGAGTTCAGCATTTCCAATCCTTGTCTTTCCACCACTGCCACCATTCATCCTCCTCTTACCAAACACCTCCTGAATGCTAACGTCACCTGGTTCATTTCCATCCTCGTGAATGACAGCTCCTCTGGGCGACATGGGTACTCTATCTCCGCACAgattcacttcctctctttcattcatcacttcctcctccctcaTGCATGCCCGAACACCGCCTTCTTGGCTTCCTAACTGTTGGTTACCAGCTCCTCTTCTGAGACTCCCCCCCCCATCCAAACTGTCTCAACAGAAATTCAACTACCTACTCTCATTGGTGTATGAATGTCAAAACACGCGTTGTTTTGACGGACTCAATTATTCTGTATTTGTTTGGACACTaacctttaaaagaaaatgacaaaaccgCCGACTAACTGGTGTGATATCAGTATGTGACCCACGTCTTCACAGTTTGTTAACAATTTGtttgtcaccacagacatgGAGTTTTCATCAACGCCAGTCACTGTCCCGCCCAGTGGGCCCATACTCCCCCCACTGTTCATTCCCACTCAAATTCCCAGCTCTGGGCCCGGTCCAGAGCTCTACGGCTCAGGCTTTGTGCTGCAGGACGACCCAGCAACCTCCCATTCTTTAGACTCTATCCCAGGGGGCTCAGAGGGTAAGGCCCAGAGGGAGGCAGCCAGCATGCTGCGTTGAGCCTGATCTGATAGCTCTCAACAACGTGAATCCACACATAGAATAGACTTACAAGACTTTTACTAGCTCACATGGCAGATTtctgtttagtgtttttttttatatatatatccatatatacattatttatgttgctgtgttagggctgtcactttttcccaAAGGTCATAGCGGAAGGAATATTACGTGGCGCAGTAACTTGTGTCCATACAATTGAAGAAAAGTAACAGTATTATCTATTATTACTCCATGGTGCTTTTTTAGATGCTTTGGCATTGCGATTATCTGCTCAGGAGAGTGGCTCAGCTTGGTTCTATCCATTTTTGCAGCAAAATAACTTCTTTTTCTAACGGGCATTCCAAATGGATGTCTGCCAGACCACACAGTAACTACTTCAGACGGTCTGATGCACTTGAGCACAGCTTGAGCTTTACCAACAAACTTGAAGAGATATCAACATTTCGgattaaaaagtgacagccctatattacattacattacattacatatgttttcatgttattattgctttcttttaaaggtccagtgtgtatgaatTTGTAACAGCTAATTTAGGCACATGGCTCACTCCTCTCTTTTCCCAAGCACATCAGGGATCTACGGTGGCCTGTGCATACCAGAtaggatgtcattcttctttgtttgcatcgTAAACTTCCacgttaatatttaaaaagctaTAATCTggcttgtttgtctgtttgggctGCTGAGGAAACTTGGTGGCCTCATATAAGAGAGAgactacaaaaaacaaatgatcaacatttatacaaacagaCCTATGGGTAATATATTCAATTATCGGCCAGCAAACCtccttaaatgttacacactggacctttaagttgttttttttcctgggctctttcttttaaattattcattcacagtcactgttttaatgttgtttctttacaagctttccttttcttttttatcttccaCTTCTGccagtatatatacatgtatattttaacTGTAGCTACATTAACAATTTACCCTGGCTGGTAGATCATTGACTGGGCCTGCTCTGCACTCTAGATGACTAACTCTTCCAATGTCTGTGGTTACTAACAAACTTAGTAGAGCAGCGGCAACAAATCTCAACACCTGAAAGGCTGCTTGTGTTGACTCTGACCAACTTTCTTCTGGTTAATCACTTGCGCGAAAAGATTGATGTGTCTCTTTTTCTATAAACAACGCACTCCTAACCCCCTTTGTACCTTTGTTAAATGGATGGACAAAATGTCTCTTGGGAATGTGTGGTTGTCAAGGCGACACTTCCAACTCTTCCCTTCTGTACTAACATAGCATTGCTTCTGATGGAAGGCAAATGGATTTGGGTACCTAACATCTTGCCAATTTTCACCATTCTGCTTCTTGAATCTGAGTTTAGATGAATGTGTCCATAGTCATGGGATCAGGCAGAAACAGATGCATGGTTGGGTTTaaaccacacatgcacatttctgGTCTTGAATAAGGAAGGGACACTTCACTGAGCTCTTGGACTCTTGGTCACCAGGGGGGTTAATAATGCCTATCATTTTTTATAGGTGTGTGGGACATCCAAGCAGGTGAGACCAACCAGATGGTCCACATGAACATCCTCATCACCTGcgtgtttgctgcttttctcaTGGGTGCCCTCCTCGCCGGCCTGATTGTTTTCTGCTACCGGGACTCGTTCCTCCGCAAACCGCGGCATGTCCACAAGGATGCCGAGTCCGCACCGTCCTGCTCTGACTCCACCGGAAGCTTTGTCAAGCTCAATGGCCTCTTTGACAGCCCCGTAAAGGTACAGCCATAAAAACGACTCCGGTGCTGCATGAAAGAAAGTCTTGAAAAAGTCTGAGTAGAGGTGAAATTGTGTCTAATCTTGTGttcttttgattttattgtgGCCTTCTTAGGAGTACCAAACCAACATTGATTCGCCCAAGCTATACACCAATCTGTTGAGCAATGGGAAAGACCTGAATACGCCCAATGGTGATACAAAGACCATGATCGTCCGGGAAGGTTGCCAGCCACCTGACCTCGCTGCCCTGCCTACTCCTGAGTCCACCCCCGTACTTCCACAGAAAGGCCTCCAGCCCATCAAAAACCAGTGGGAGAGGGCTCACGGCAAGGCCAGCGGACCGCATAAGGAGTCCAACTCATCGACGACAGCGAAGAGTCCGCAGTTCCTTGCTACCTCTCCTGCTCCTACCAACCCCCACCACCCTCACCTTGCCCTGGGACACTCCCACATTCCGAGTGCAGTTGTCCTCCCGAACGCCACACACGACCACACCAACCTTGAGAATGGAGACGATACACTGCCGCATTCATCCGAAAAGAAGCCGAAGAACCCGGATCCCAGGGGAAGTAGGAAAGAGCAGAAGAGGTCTGTGGATGCCAGAAATACACTAAATGACCTTTTAAAACACCTCAATGACTCTGTGGCCAACCCCAAGGCCATTCTTCAAGAGGGATCAGGGCCCCGCCCAAGGCAACATCTCACCCTGGAGCCCATGGAAGCACTGACCGAGGTGCCCCCACTGGTGCCCAGCCGTGAGGCTTCCCTCtactctccctcttcctccctgccAAGGCACAGCCCCACCAAGAGGGTCGACGTGCCCATGTGCACCACTCCCACCTCACCGACAGGCAGCCTGAGCATGGGGGGCACTCTAGAGAGACAAAGAGGGGGGTACCAACTGCATCGGAGTGCATCTCACCGGCAGTCCTTATCCACCTCACCGAATGGGGTGACCATGGGGGTGTCTCTGACGCGCCAACACAGTATGAACAGAGGTGGCTACATGCCGCCAACCCCGCCCTCCAGACATGACTCTCACGGTGGAGTGATGGGGGCAGGAATGCACTCCGCTCACACGCCGTCCCTATCGCGACAGAGCAGCTACAGTGGGCACGGCTCACTCCCTCGCACGGGGCTCAAACGGACTCCCTCACTAAAGCCCGACGTGCCCCCCAAACCCAATGCTTTCTCACCACAGACTCCACAGATGCGAGTGGTCAATAATAAGTTCAATTACTAAACGAAGAGACCATGGACACTCCTTAGCGAGCTCCTTGACTGTTGAGCTTGGAGTCCCGAGGACTTTAGGAGGGAGCTACGGATGGGGGTAGGGcctagtgtgtgtttgtgtatcaacTTGAGGTGTGTGTTTCCCCTTTAAATGATATGCACAGTCACTCATgttaaaaagggaaagaaaaatcacacataTGGCCAAAGATACTCCTTGGGGCTTTTTTTTGCTCCCCtcatctccatctccctccGTCGTCACGGTAGCCACAAGATATGAACAGCGAAGCAGTGGCTAATCTGCCACTCCATGTTATGTATCTGGGCTTGGGCGTCGTAGCCTGTGTCCTATGAGGCTCAGGACGCCGGCAGGGACCGCTGTAACGTCCGTGCATGTGGCACTGGGGTCAAAAAATAGAGGAATACTTGAAGTATGGGTGTCATTCGTCACTGCCCTTGAGCACTGTCTTCCCACTAATGTGAACTTAACATAGAGGAGAGGTAGGCCTTGCCTTTGTTAGTAAGGCGGCTGGgggcagaggagagggaaaatCAATGATAATGTGGTTCATGTTGCTTAAGATAGATATGACCACGAACGGCTGAGCCTGGCAGCAAGCGGACAGAGGGAAAGGGCAGATGTGTGcgttggtatgtgtgtgtgtgtgtgtgtgtgtgagagagagaaaaggcagcACACATATTAAGCCTTCAGACTATATCCACGCTACtacgttttcatttaaaaaacggTGTTCTCAGATATAAACGGTGTGCGTTTTAATAGTGAAAAGCAGaacaagggttttttttctcttccgcCCTTTCGCCATCGACAATACGGTGAAACCAAAACTGCGAGTAACTGTTTCAGCCGAGCTTTTCACTCACAGCTGATAAGAACCATTAAGCTTGTGAATGCGATTGACAGCTCAGCTTATAGCAGTTTTCAAGCTAAAATGTagccagcagtgtttttaaacctttaaatctCTTAAACACTGGAGTGGGCGTTGACAACATGAGCAGAACTGATGCGTTTTTGAACCAAAACAGGGTAGTATGGACTAAAAATGTTGCCTCATGCCAGAAAATGCACCTTAAGACAAGTCGAAGACCCAAGTCACTGTCtttcatttcaacaatatcatctcttttttttttgtaactttatGGGCTTCTTTGAACCCGAGCCTAAACCATATTTTTGCATCACTACATGTGGTGTTTTCTGGTTATCTGGTTAGCCTGAGGTTAAGTTGGTCGTGCTGGATGAATACTAGGACATGGATACTGTAACTCACTGGGAGATTTTACTTAGTACACGTGCTGCTATTGGTTGTAGACATGGTTGTTTTTCCCTCTACCACACTGGGATATTCCCTGGTATGGTTGTGTGCACATCtgctcgcgtgtgtgtgtacttgtgtttgttacCGCTTTAGGACCTTGTCagcaccagtagtcctcatggagaccaaaaaaccctagtcctaatgaggcagaacctcatctctgaggaactggtttaagGTTTAAGAATTGAATTGTGGTTACGTTAATGATAGTCGTCATCAACTGGtcatggttagggttaggggtaacactttgtttaggttgtccagatgaatggaagtgaatgcatagctgtacaaacctgtgtgtgtgtgtgtgtgatgtattaGAGACAGAGGCCGAGTAATCCAGCTTTCTTTGGCAACTAAACGCACTGTTAGAACTGATACATGAGGGGAAAACAATCTCCTCTCTAAGACTGAAACCTCTCCTAACCTCCActgcccccctttttttccagaaataaTCCCCGTGGttcaagagacttcttctcttTATGTAGCTGAAGTAttaaggaacaaaaacaaacgtacGTTTCTCGTCTCATTCTGTCCGTGAACTTTGAACaacgcttgttttttttggtttttttttgccttcaccatgttttactgttttatttaaagacttCACCATGCGAGACTAAAGCAGCACCATATGACgtcaacatttcatttcaggGGCACTTCTGCTGTATTAATTAAACTTGTGTGTCCTCCGCGAGACGAAGCGAGACCCATCCTACCGGGGACATTAAACTGACtcttaaaactgaaaaaatacatGGATGTAACATCTTCTCTGTCATCTGTCGTGCCGTGTTGTTGTACCCCcgcctccccccacccccccaccccgccCCCCCGCGAGTGGCCAGTGTACAATCAACGCATACATTTTACCAAtgtgtccaaaatgagtcaTGCTGGGTATGACGACATCCTGTAAATACTATAAATAAGgattataaatatttttaggGCGAGTGAACCTGATTCTGTGCATTGTGTGCCTTATTCACAATATGACCAACTACAGTAAATAACATTGGCGATGTCAACtatgtgtcctctctctctctctgttattgTCATATACtataagaaaaaaagatgttttttttgtattgatgATCACTATCTAATCTAAAGTGGAGTGACGTGGAAACAGACAACATAAGAAAGGTGGTCAAATTAAAGGGCAggcttaaaaaacacacacacacgtggggTAGAAATCTTTTTTTGGCGTTAATCCGCCGCGTCGAGGTGCCATGCAGTGAATGTATTTTCTTGTCAGTGGGATGTAGGGTGGTTAGACCTTGCACTGTGGAGCAGCCTGTTCAGTGCAGCTCATCCTGCCCACAGCCAATGTATTAACACAGTGTTTGGGAGGGAAAAGCCGTCTGTTGGCATGGCTGGCCGTCACGCAGAATCTGCTAAGTCCCTGCGTCGATTGGTCCGGCGAGGGATCACTTCCTCTTAGCGACGCGGCTCGTGTGACTCTCGCGGTCTGATCGGGCAGCGCCGGTTTGCCTGTTTTAGCCCAAAGCCacattttgtttacatgtgacGATTGTATGTACAGTCTCTCTGCCTGTCATCGAAcctgttaacacacacacacacacacaacacgacACATGCGCCGCATACGTACActcgacaaacacacactgctcagCTGCCTTGTACATTGCAATATGAAGTGGGTCTTTCTGTTGCAAATGAAATTCAAGCCTTTTATATTTCAGTTTgagctctctctgtgtgtgtgtgtgtgtgtgtgtgtgtgcgcagatgAACCAGATTTTGCCAtgtcatttttgatttgaaacCCTTGTGCGCCGCGGTGATGCAGAGGGTACGTGTGTATATGATCCCCAGAGTATTTGAGCATGTAGATAGGTTGTAAAGTTGTACTGtgaatgtgtaaataataatgatggttCTTTTGTTtcatagtattttttttttgttgatttatgtttgggtttttttaacaCAGCATGTAtagttgaaataaaacaatactgCACAGAATCCAGCATGAGGATTTTTTCCGGAGGACACAGAAGTTAGAGTCTGAGCGAGCCTCTCGTGTTATGCCGCGGGGTTTCtcgtgtgagagagagcatgacggggagggggtggggggggagtgGTTTGCTGAATCTCATCACCACGCCTTGTCAATCCATCCGCCGAGCGATGTGTTCAGTAC is a genomic window of Solea senegalensis isolate Sse05_10M linkage group LG7, IFAPA_SoseM_1, whole genome shotgun sequence containing:
- the sema6dl gene encoding sema domain, transmembrane domain (TM), and cytoplasmic domain, (semaphorin) 6D, like isoform X2, encoding MGQRAVLLLSELLLLLLTTATRTLLAVSFPEDTVPLDVVDAHFSRRYPVFRGRPSGNESQHRLDFQLMTRIQDTLFIAGRDQVYLVSLRESYRNEIIPYRKLTWRSGQDDRQMCAVKGKHRDECHNFIKVLVPRNDDLVFICGTNGFNPMCRYYRLDNLELDGEEINGLARCPFDSKQTNVALFAEGKLYSATVADFQASDSVIYRSMGDGSALRTIKYDSKWLKEPHFLHAAEYGNYVYFFFREIAVEHSNLGKVVYSRVARICKNDVGGSQRVLEKHWTSFVKARLNCSVPGESFFYFDVLQSITDIIDINGVPSVVGVFTTQMNSIPGSAVCAFSMADIENVFLGRFKEQKTPDSVWTPYPEERLPKPRPGSCAGHGPAASMKSSIDFPDNTLQFIKSHPLMDLAVPSIRDEPWFTKTRVRYRLTALAVDNEAGPHKNYTVVFIGSESGIVLKVLAKTNSASLSDSVLLEEIDIFNSAKCLSSREDDKRVLSLHVDKDTHSLYVAFSSCVIRIPLSRCERHSSCHKSCVASRDPYCGWKPQGACERIQPGVLTGYEQDTEFGNTAHLGDCHDMEFSSTPVTVPPSGPILPPLFIPTQIPSSGPGPELYGSGFVLQDDPATSHSLDSIPGGSEGVWDIQAGETNQMVHMNILITCVFAAFLMGALLAGLIVFCYRDSFLRKPRHVHKDAESAPSCSDSTGSFVKLNGLFDSPVKEYQTNIDSPKLYTNLLSNGKDLNTPNGDTKTMIVREGCQPPDLAALPTPESTPVLPQKGLQPIKNQWERAHGKASGPHKESNSSTTAKSPQFLATSPAPTNPHHPHLALGHSHIPSAVVLPNATHDHTNLENGDDTLPHSSEKKPKNPDPRGSRKEQKRSVDARNTLNDLLKHLNDSVANPKAILQEGSGPRPRQHLTLEPMEALTEVPPLVPSREASLYSPSSSLPRHSPTKRVDVPMCTTPTSPTGSLSMGGTLERQRGGYQLHRSASHRQSLSTSPNGVTMGVSLTRQHSMNRGGYMPPTPPSRHDSHGGVMGAGMHSAHTPSLSRQSSYSGHGSLPRTGLKRTPSLKPDVPPKPNAFSPQTPQMRVVNNKFNY
- the sema6dl gene encoding sema domain, transmembrane domain (TM), and cytoplasmic domain, (semaphorin) 6D, like isoform X1 translates to MGQRAVLLLSELLLLLLTTATRTLLAVSFPEDTVPLDVVDAHFSRRYPVFRGRPSGNESQHRLDFQLMTRIQDTLFIAGRDQVYLVSLRESYRNEIIPYRKLTWRSGQDDRQMCAVKGKHRDECHNFIKVLVPRNDDLVFICGTNGFNPMCRYYRLDNLELDGEEINGLARCPFDSKQTNVALFAEGKLYSATVADFQASDSVIYRSMGDGSALRTIKYDSKWLKEPHFLHAAEYGNYVYFFFREIAVEHSNLGKVVYSRVARICKNDVGGSQRVLEKHWTSFVKARLNCSVPGESFFYFDVLQSITDIIDINGVPSVVGVFTTQMNSIPGSAVCAFSMADIENVFLGRFKEQKTPDSVWTPYPEERLPKPRPGSCAGHGPAASMKSSIDFPDNTLQFIKSHPLMDLAVPSIRDEPWFTKTRVRYRLTALAVDNEAGPHKNYTVVFIGSESGIVLKVLAKTNSASLSDSVLLEEIDIFNSAKCLSSREDDKRVLSLHVDKDTHSLYVAFSSCVIRIPLSRCERHSSCHKSCVASRDPYCGWKPQGACERIQPGVLTGYEQDTEFGNTAHLGDCHAFLGSTSAPDYKSFGDPTSDMEFSSTPVTVPPSGPILPPLFIPTQIPSSGPGPELYGSGFVLQDDPATSHSLDSIPGGSEGVWDIQAGETNQMVHMNILITCVFAAFLMGALLAGLIVFCYRDSFLRKPRHVHKDAESAPSCSDSTGSFVKLNGLFDSPVKEYQTNIDSPKLYTNLLSNGKDLNTPNGDTKTMIVREGCQPPDLAALPTPESTPVLPQKGLQPIKNQWERAHGKASGPHKESNSSTTAKSPQFLATSPAPTNPHHPHLALGHSHIPSAVVLPNATHDHTNLENGDDTLPHSSEKKPKNPDPRGSRKEQKRSVDARNTLNDLLKHLNDSVANPKAILQEGSGPRPRQHLTLEPMEALTEVPPLVPSREASLYSPSSSLPRHSPTKRVDVPMCTTPTSPTGSLSMGGTLERQRGGYQLHRSASHRQSLSTSPNGVTMGVSLTRQHSMNRGGYMPPTPPSRHDSHGGVMGAGMHSAHTPSLSRQSSYSGHGSLPRTGLKRTPSLKPDVPPKPNAFSPQTPQMRVVNNKFNY
- the sema6dl gene encoding sema domain, transmembrane domain (TM), and cytoplasmic domain, (semaphorin) 6D, like isoform X3; translation: MGQRAVLLLSELLLLLLTTATRTLLAVSFPEDTVPLDVVDAHFSRRYPVFRGRPSGNESQHRLDFQLMTRIQDTLFIAGRDQVYLVSLRESYRNEIIPYRKLTWRSGQDDRQMCAVKGKHRDECHNFIKVLVPRNDDLVFICGTNGFNPMCRYYRLDNLELDGEEINGLARCPFDSKQTNVALFAEGKLYSATVADFQASDSVIYRSMGDGSALRTIKYDSKWLKEPHFLHAAEYGNYVYFFFREIAVEHSNLGKVVYSRVARICKNDVGGSQRVLEKHWTSFVKARLNCSVPGESFFYFDVLQSITDIIDINGVPSVVGVFTTQMNSIPGSAVCAFSMADIENVFLGRFKEQKTPDSVWTPYPEERLPKPRPGSCAGHGPAASMKSSIDFPDNTLQFIKSHPLMDLAVPSIRDEPWFTKTRVRYRLTALAVDNEAGPHKNYTVVFIGSESGIVLKVLAKTNSASLSDSVLLEEIDIFNSAKCLSSREDDKRVLSLHVDKDTHSLYVAFSSCVIRIPLSRCERHSSCHKSCVASRDPYCGWKPQGACERIQPGVLTGYEQDTEFGNTAHLGDCHAFLGSTSAPDYKSFGDPTSGVWDIQAGETNQMVHMNILITCVFAAFLMGALLAGLIVFCYRDSFLRKPRHVHKDAESAPSCSDSTGSFVKLNGLFDSPVKEYQTNIDSPKLYTNLLSNGKDLNTPNGDTKTMIVREGCQPPDLAALPTPESTPVLPQKGLQPIKNQWERAHGKASGPHKESNSSTTAKSPQFLATSPAPTNPHHPHLALGHSHIPSAVVLPNATHDHTNLENGDDTLPHSSEKKPKNPDPRGSRKEQKRSVDARNTLNDLLKHLNDSVANPKAILQEGSGPRPRQHLTLEPMEALTEVPPLVPSREASLYSPSSSLPRHSPTKRVDVPMCTTPTSPTGSLSMGGTLERQRGGYQLHRSASHRQSLSTSPNGVTMGVSLTRQHSMNRGGYMPPTPPSRHDSHGGVMGAGMHSAHTPSLSRQSSYSGHGSLPRTGLKRTPSLKPDVPPKPNAFSPQTPQMRVVNNKFNY